Sequence from the Thermosinus carboxydivorans Nor1 genome:
CGCCAGGGACAGGGCCATCAGCGACATGGTGTTTAGAGTAAAATTGAGCAGTTTCATAATGAAGAAGGTGGAAATAATCGACGCCGGTATGGCGATGGCGCTGATCATGGTGCTGCGCCAGTTGCCGAGGAACAGGAAAACGATGGCCACGGCCAGTACGCCGCCCAGCACCAGGTTGAAGATCACATCGTCCACGGACTCCTTAATGGTCCGGGAATTATCGCGCACCAGGACAAGTTCAACCCCGGGCGGCAGGTCTTTTTTCAGCTCCTCCAGAACTTTTTTCACATCTTTGACGACCTGGACGGTGTTGGTTCCTGACTGCTTCATGATGTCAAGACCGATCGCTTCCCGACCGTTGAACTTGGTAATACTGGTTGGTTCCTCGGTGGTGTCCGTTACCGTGGCAATATTGGCGACATATAGCTGGACGTTGTCGCGCCGGCCGACAGGAGCGTTTAAAAAGTCTTGCACAGTTTTATAGTTGCCAGCCGTCCGCATGACCACTTCCCGGTCGCCGTGCGTGACCTTGCCTCCCGGCACTTCCAGGTTTTCGCCGCGCAGGTTGTCGACAATTTCCGGTATGGTCAGGCCGTAGGCGGCGATTTTATCTTTGTCTAAATTAATCTGGATTTCGCGCTTGCTCGCGCCGTAAACGTTAATTGCGCCAACGCCGTTAACAGTTTCCAGGCGGCGTTTGATGACATCATCGACCAAAATGGTAAGTTCGCGCACGCTCATGTTGCCGGTGACGACGACAGAAGCGATGGGCGCTTCCGACGGGTCAAACCGCATGATGACCGGTTCATCAGCGTCCTGCGGCAGTTCGCCCCGGATGCGCCCGATCTTGTCCCGCACGTCTTGGGCGGCCGTTGCCGGCGAGGTTTCCAAGGTAAACTCAATGGTGGTGTAAGACACGCCTTCCCTGATAGTGGAATAGATGTGCTTCACGCCAGCGATAGAACTGACCGCCTCTTCCACTTTTTGGGTAATCTTTGTTTCAACCTGTTCTGGGGAGGCGCCGCGGTAGGTTACCATGACGGTAACGTAAGGAAATTCGACATTAGGCCATTCGTCGACATTGAGTGTTGCATAGCTGAAGAAGCCCAGGACAATAAGCGCCAAAATGGTTACTGTGGCGAAAACCGGGCGTTTTAAACTAATGCTTGTCAGTATCATAGCCTTCTCCTTACTTTGCTACAAAGATTGCGTCACCGTCTTTAAGCTTGTTGACGTTGGTGATAGCGACAAGCTGCCCCGCCGTAAGCCCGCTTTTGATTTCAATGTAGTCACCTAACGGCGCGCCTATTTCCACCTGGCGTCTTACCGCTTTATCGCCGTCAACTACATAGACGTAGTAAAGTCCCTGCTTTTGAAAAAGGGCGGCCTGGGGAACGGTTAAAACCGGCGCTTCCTCGCCGGTAATCAGCTGTACTTTAACAAACATACCGGGTTTCAAGAGGCCCTCGGCATTATCAATGGCAATTTTGGTGCGGAACATGCGGCTCGATGCACCGGCGGCAGGGTTGATGACGGCCACCTTGCCGGTAAAAGTGCGGCCGGGATAGGCGTCAACCGTGATTTCGGCCGTTTGTCCGACCCGCACCGCCCCCGCGTCTTTTTGCTCAATATTGACGACGGCATAGACATTGTTAATGTCTTCAACCGTTAAAAGCTGCATTCCCGCTGCCACCACCTGGCCGATGGTAGCTGTTTTGTTGGCAACTATGCCGTCGACCGGCGCGGTGACGGTAGCATAACCGTACTGTTGCCGGGCGCTGGACAGATTGGCGTAAGCGCTGGACAGGTCGGCCTGCGCCACTTTGAGGCGAGTTTCCACGCTGTCGAGCATTTGGCGGGAAATGGCGTTTTGCTGATAAAGCGTCAAATAGCGCTGATAGTCGGCCTGCACATTGTCGTAGTTGGCCTGCGCCCGCGTTACGGCGTCCTGGGCCATCCGGACGGCATTGGCCAGCTCGACGCTTTCCAGCGTGACAAGGGGCTGGCCGGCGGTAACGCGCTGGCCGTCCTGAACCAGCACCTGCTCGATGCGGCCGGCGATTTTGGCGCTTACGGTCGCTGATGTTTCGCCTTCAATCGTGCCGGTAAGGGTAATCTTGGGTACCTTGCCCCGCATGCTTGCCTCGGCTACCGTTACGGCAAGGGCGGAGGCGGCCGGCGCTTCTTTTTGGGCCTGGCCAATCGGGATTATTCCTTTCTGCACGGCAAGGATAAGGGCGATAGCCGCCATAATCGGCACAATCCAGTATTTTCGTTTAAATCCTCTCACTGATTGTCACTCTCCCCAGCCTTTGTCAGTACACCGTTTAAAAATACATCGGTCACGGCATCCAGTGCTTCGGAAAGACTAAGATTGTTTTCCGCTAGAAAACGGTAATCGAGCAATTCGCCGACAGCGCCGAGCAACATCTGGGCTGCTACCCGGCTGTGAATCGGCCGGATGAAGCCTTCTCTTTTGCCAGCCTCCAAAAGGTTCATAACAACTGCCGTGTGTTCCCGGCGGTACCGTTCGATTTTTTGCCATTCCTGAGGTCTGAACTTTTTAATATCCTCCATGACCCAATCGTTGATTTTGCCAAACAATTTCGGCCTTACGGTCAACACGGCAGCAAGCAGCCGGGGAAACGGCTCGGCACTGGCAAGGATTTGCTCCTTCTGGGCCACCATATCAGCTAAGGCGGCATCAATAATTGCCGCAATTAATGCATCCTTGGACGGATAATATTGGTACAGCGTTTTTTTGCTAATGCCGAGCCGCGCCGCGACCGCATCGACGGTGAATTTTACGCCCCGTTCGTTCATTTCCTGAGCAGCGGCTGCCAATATGCGTTCTTTCATCACTTCTCCTCCCAAGCCGTTTATATGTATGGATTTTTCTGTCAACGAAGGAAACTATTTTTGTTTTTATAGTTTCTAAATTGATATTAGCAAACTATGCGCACAGAGGCAAGCTTTTTTTATGTGACACACTGTACCCGTGATACGCTGGTGCCCCAAAATAAGGTCAGGCTGTGGGGTGCCCGGCAAGCGGCA
This genomic interval carries:
- a CDS encoding TetR/AcrR family transcriptional regulator, which encodes MKERILAAAAQEMNERGVKFTVDAVAARLGISKKTLYQYYPSKDALIAAIIDAALADMVAQKEQILASAEPFPRLLAAVLTVRPKLFGKINDWVMEDIKKFRPQEWQKIERYRREHTAVVMNLLEAGKREGFIRPIHSRVAAQMLLGAVGELLDYRFLAENNLSLSEALDAVTDVFLNGVLTKAGESDNQ
- a CDS encoding efflux RND transporter periplasmic adaptor subunit translates to MRGFKRKYWIVPIMAAIALILAVQKGIIPIGQAQKEAPAASALAVTVAEASMRGKVPKITLTGTIEGETSATVSAKIAGRIEQVLVQDGQRVTAGQPLVTLESVELANAVRMAQDAVTRAQANYDNVQADYQRYLTLYQQNAISRQMLDSVETRLKVAQADLSSAYANLSSARQQYGYATVTAPVDGIVANKTATIGQVVAAGMQLLTVEDINNVYAVVNIEQKDAGAVRVGQTAEITVDAYPGRTFTGKVAVINPAAGASSRMFRTKIAIDNAEGLLKPGMFVKVQLITGEEAPVLTVPQAALFQKQGLYYVYVVDGDKAVRRQVEIGAPLGDYIEIKSGLTAGQLVAITNVNKLKDGDAIFVAK